One Mycolicibacter sp. MU0083 DNA window includes the following coding sequences:
- the rpoZ gene encoding DNA-directed RNA polymerase subunit omega, translating into MSTSQAASAVATDADEFDPALIGGYDTPLGITNPPIDELLQRASSKYALVIYAAKRARQINDYYNQLGEGILEYVGPLVEPGLQEKPLSIAMREIHGDLLEYTEGE; encoded by the coding sequence ATGAGTACCTCGCAGGCCGCTTCGGCGGTGGCGACCGACGCTGACGAGTTCGACCCGGCCTTGATCGGCGGCTACGACACGCCGCTGGGCATCACCAACCCGCCCATCGACGAACTGCTGCAGCGCGCGTCGAGCAAGTACGCCCTGGTGATCTACGCGGCCAAGCGTGCGCGGCAGATCAACGACTACTACAACCAGCTCGGCGAGGGCATCCTGGAGTACGTCGGCCCGCTCGTCGAGCCGGGCCTGCAGGAGAAGCCGCTGTCGATCGCGATGCGCGAGATCCACGGCGACCTGCTCGAATACACCGAAGGCGAGTAG
- the gmk gene encoding guanylate kinase, whose product MNTGGGPGSTGAGRVVVLSGPSAVGKSTVVRCLREQVPDLYFSVSATTRAPRPGEVDGVDYRFVTPAEFDRLIEEDALLEWADIHGGLQRSGTPAAPVADATRTGRPVLIEVDLAGARAIKKALPEALTVFLAPPDWETLEARLSGRGTESAEVMQRRLATARTELAAQGDFDVIVVNSRLEKACSELVSLLVDTVPGAV is encoded by the coding sequence GTGAATACCGGTGGAGGGCCGGGCAGCACGGGCGCGGGACGCGTCGTGGTGCTGTCCGGCCCGTCCGCGGTCGGTAAGTCGACGGTCGTCCGATGCCTGCGCGAGCAGGTACCGGACCTCTACTTCAGCGTCTCGGCCACCACCCGGGCCCCGCGGCCCGGGGAGGTGGACGGGGTCGACTACCGATTTGTTACGCCGGCCGAGTTCGACCGGCTGATCGAAGAAGACGCCCTGCTGGAGTGGGCCGACATCCACGGCGGCCTGCAGCGCTCGGGTACCCCGGCGGCCCCCGTGGCCGACGCCACCCGGACCGGGCGCCCCGTGCTGATCGAGGTCGACCTGGCCGGCGCCCGGGCCATCAAGAAGGCGCTGCCGGAAGCCCTCACGGTGTTTCTGGCCCCGCCGGACTGGGAGACGCTGGAGGCCCGACTGTCCGGTCGCGGCACCGAATCGGCGGAGGTCATGCAGCGCCGACTGGCCACCGCCCGCACCGAGTTGGCGGCCCAAGGCGACTTCGACGTGATCGTGGTCAACAGCCGATTGGAAAAAGCCTGCTCAGAATTGGTATCCTTGCTGGTGGATACCGTACCGGGCGCGGTCTGA
- the mihF gene encoding integration host factor, actinobacterial type, translating to MALPQLTDEQRAAALEKAAAARRARAELKDRLKRGGTNLKQVLKDAETDEVLGKMKVSALLEALPKVGKVKAQEIMTELEIAPTRRLRGLGDRQRKALLEKFDFS from the coding sequence GTGGCCCTTCCCCAGTTGACCGACGAGCAGCGCGCCGCCGCGTTGGAGAAGGCGGCGGCCGCGCGTCGGGCCCGAGCGGAGCTCAAGGACCGGCTGAAGCGTGGCGGCACCAATCTCAAGCAGGTGCTCAAGGACGCCGAGACCGACGAAGTCCTGGGCAAGATGAAGGTTTCCGCGTTGCTGGAGGCGTTGCCGAAGGTCGGCAAGGTCAAGGCGCAGGAGATCATGACCGAGCTGGAGATCGCGCCCACCCGCCGCCTGCGCGGCCTGGGCGACCGGCAGCGCAAGGCGCTGCTGGAGAAGTTCGACTTCTCCTGA
- the pyrF gene encoding orotidine-5'-phosphate decarboxylase: protein MTAGFGARLAAATAARGPLCLGIDPHPELLAAWGLPATPDGLAAFSETCVAAFTGFAVVKPQVAFFEAYGSAGFAVLERTTAALRDAGVLVLADAKRGDIGTTMAAYAAAWAGESPLVADAVTASPYLGFGSLQPLLQTAETHGRGVFVLAATSNPEGASVQRARDADGRTVAQAIVDAAAAANRAAGAAHGSVGVVVGATLREVPDLSALGGPVLIPGIGAQGGRPEDLAGLGGAASATLLPAVSREVLRAGPDVAALRAAAERLRDAVAYLAAG from the coding sequence GTGACCGCCGGGTTCGGCGCTCGACTGGCCGCTGCGACGGCGGCCCGCGGGCCGCTGTGCCTGGGCATCGATCCACACCCGGAGTTGCTGGCCGCCTGGGGGCTGCCGGCAACGCCGGACGGGCTGGCCGCGTTCAGCGAGACCTGCGTGGCGGCGTTCACCGGATTCGCCGTCGTCAAACCGCAGGTGGCGTTCTTCGAGGCGTACGGATCGGCCGGTTTCGCCGTGCTGGAGCGCACCACCGCGGCGCTGCGTGACGCCGGGGTGCTGGTGCTGGCCGACGCCAAGCGCGGCGACATCGGCACCACGATGGCCGCCTACGCCGCGGCCTGGGCGGGGGAGTCCCCGCTGGTGGCCGACGCGGTCACCGCCTCGCCCTACCTGGGCTTCGGATCGTTGCAGCCACTGCTGCAGACGGCGGAGACGCACGGCCGGGGGGTGTTCGTGCTGGCCGCCACCTCCAACCCGGAAGGCGCGAGTGTGCAACGTGCCCGGGACGCCGACGGTCGCACGGTGGCACAGGCGATCGTCGACGCGGCGGCGGCGGCGAATCGGGCGGCGGGAGCCGCGCACGGCTCGGTCGGTGTGGTGGTCGGGGCCACCCTGCGCGAGGTGCCCGATCTGAGCGCTCTGGGCGGCCCGGTGCTGATTCCGGGCATCGGGGCCCAGGGCGGGCGTCCCGAGGACCTGGCGGGCCTGGGAGGGGCCGCTTCGGCCACGTTGCTGCCGGCTGTCTCCCGTGAGGTACTGCGGGCCGGCCCGGACGTCGCGGCGTTGCGGGCCGCGGCCGAACGGCTGCGTGACGCGGTGGCCTACCTGGCCGCCGGATAG
- the carB gene encoding carbamoyl-phosphate synthase large subunit produces the protein MPRRTDLSHVLVIGSGPIVIGQACEFDYSGTQACRVLRAEGLQVSLVNSNPATIMTDPEYADNTYVEPITWEFVEKVLAQQAERGNKVDALLATLGGQTALNTAVALHENGVLERYGVELIGADFEAIQRGEDRQQFKDIVARVGGESARSRVCYTMAEVEETVAELGLPVVVRPSFTMGGLGSGLASSLEEVARMAGDGLAASPTANVLIEESIYGWKEFELELMRDGNDNVVVVCSIENVDPMGVHTGDSVTVAPAMTLTDREYQKMRDLGIAILREVGVDTGGCNIQFAIDPKDGRLIVIEMNPRVSRSSALASKATGFPIAKIAAKLAIGYTLDEIVNDITKETPACFEPALDYVVVKAPRFAFEKFPGADPRLTTTMKSVGEAMSLGRNFIESLGKVMRSLETDRAGFWTKPDSEGTVADVLQRLRVPTEGRLYDIELALRLGASVEEVAEASGVDPWFVEQINGLVALRAEVVDTPVLDADLLRRCKYSGLSDHQIAVLRPELAGEDGVRLLRNRLGIHPVFKTVDTCAAEFDSKTPYHYSTFELDPAAETEVAPQQDKPKVLILGSGPNRIGQGIEFDYSCVHAAITLSQAGFETVMVNCNPETVSTDYDTADRLYFEPLTFEDVLEVYYAEQQSGQGGPGVVGVIVQLGGQTPLRLAQRLADAGVPIVGTSPEAIDLAEDRGAFGDVLTGAGLPAPRYGTATTFEQARKIAADIGYPVLVRPSYVLGGRGMEIVYDEETLHGYITRATELSPEHPVLVDRFLEDAIEIDVDALCDGSEVYIGGIMEHIEEAGIHSGDSACALPPVTLGRSDIEKVRRATEAIAHGVGVVGLLNVQFALKDDVLYVLEANPRASRTVPFVSKATAVPLAKACARVMLGASIAELRGEGLLASTGDGATVGPHAPIAVKEAVLPFHRFRRADGSGIDSLLGPEMKSTGEVMGIDRDFGTAFAKSQTAAYGSLPTQGTVFVSVANHDKRSLVFPVKRLADLGFRVLATEGTAEMLRRNGIPCELVRKHFEEPSGDQPLQSAVDAIRAGDVDLVINTPYGNSGPRVDGYEIRSAAVGMNIPCITTVQGAAAAVQGIEAGIRGDIGVRSLQELHSTLGGQ, from the coding sequence GTGCCGCGCCGCACCGACCTGAGCCACGTCCTGGTGATCGGCTCCGGGCCGATCGTGATCGGCCAGGCCTGCGAATTCGACTATTCGGGAACCCAGGCCTGCCGGGTGCTGCGGGCCGAAGGCCTGCAGGTGAGCCTGGTCAACTCCAACCCGGCGACCATCATGACCGACCCGGAATACGCCGACAACACCTACGTCGAGCCCATCACCTGGGAATTCGTCGAGAAGGTGCTGGCTCAGCAGGCCGAGCGCGGTAACAAGGTCGACGCCCTGCTGGCCACCCTCGGCGGGCAGACCGCGCTGAACACCGCGGTCGCGCTGCACGAGAACGGGGTGCTGGAACGCTACGGCGTCGAGCTCATCGGGGCCGATTTCGAGGCCATTCAGCGCGGTGAGGACCGCCAGCAGTTCAAGGACATCGTCGCGCGGGTCGGCGGCGAGTCGGCCCGCTCGAGGGTCTGCTACACCATGGCCGAGGTCGAGGAGACCGTCGCCGAACTGGGCCTGCCGGTCGTCGTGCGCCCCTCCTTCACCATGGGTGGCCTGGGCTCCGGGCTGGCCTCCAGCCTCGAGGAGGTGGCCCGGATGGCCGGCGACGGCCTGGCCGCCTCGCCGACGGCCAACGTCTTGATCGAGGAATCCATCTACGGGTGGAAGGAATTCGAACTCGAGCTGATGCGCGACGGCAACGACAACGTCGTGGTGGTCTGCTCGATCGAGAACGTCGACCCGATGGGTGTGCACACCGGTGACTCGGTGACCGTCGCCCCGGCGATGACGCTGACCGACCGGGAATACCAGAAGATGCGCGACCTGGGCATCGCGATCCTGCGCGAGGTCGGCGTCGACACCGGCGGCTGCAACATCCAGTTCGCGATCGACCCCAAAGACGGCCGGCTGATCGTCATCGAGATGAACCCGCGGGTGTCGCGGTCGAGCGCTCTGGCCTCCAAGGCCACCGGCTTCCCGATCGCCAAGATCGCGGCCAAGCTCGCCATCGGCTACACCCTCGACGAGATCGTCAACGACATCACCAAGGAGACCCCGGCCTGCTTCGAGCCGGCGCTGGACTACGTCGTGGTCAAGGCGCCGCGCTTCGCGTTCGAGAAGTTCCCCGGCGCCGACCCGCGGTTGACCACCACCATGAAGTCGGTGGGCGAGGCGATGTCGTTGGGCCGCAACTTCATCGAATCCCTCGGCAAGGTGATGCGATCACTGGAGACCGACCGCGCCGGGTTCTGGACGAAACCGGATTCCGAGGGCACCGTCGCCGATGTGCTGCAGCGGCTGCGGGTTCCCACCGAGGGCCGGCTCTACGACATCGAGCTGGCGCTGCGGTTGGGCGCGAGCGTCGAAGAAGTCGCCGAAGCCTCCGGGGTGGACCCGTGGTTCGTCGAACAGATCAACGGCCTGGTGGCGCTGCGCGCCGAGGTCGTCGACACCCCGGTGCTCGACGCCGACCTGCTGCGCCGCTGTAAGTACAGCGGTCTGTCGGATCACCAGATCGCGGTGCTACGCCCGGAACTGGCCGGCGAGGATGGGGTACGGCTGCTGCGGAACCGGCTGGGTATCCACCCGGTGTTCAAGACCGTCGACACCTGTGCGGCGGAGTTCGACTCCAAGACGCCCTATCACTACAGCACGTTCGAGCTCGATCCCGCCGCCGAGACCGAGGTGGCACCCCAGCAGGACAAACCCAAGGTGCTCATCCTGGGCTCCGGGCCCAACCGGATCGGCCAGGGCATCGAATTCGACTACAGCTGCGTGCACGCCGCGATCACGTTGAGCCAGGCCGGGTTCGAGACCGTCATGGTCAACTGCAACCCCGAGACGGTCTCCACCGACTACGACACCGCCGACCGGCTCTACTTCGAACCGCTGACGTTCGAGGACGTGCTGGAGGTGTACTACGCCGAACAGCAGTCCGGGCAGGGCGGTCCCGGCGTCGTCGGCGTCATCGTTCAGCTGGGCGGGCAGACCCCGCTGCGGCTGGCCCAGCGCCTCGCCGACGCCGGAGTCCCCATCGTCGGCACCAGCCCGGAGGCCATCGACCTGGCCGAGGACCGCGGTGCGTTCGGCGACGTGCTGACCGGCGCCGGGTTGCCGGCGCCGCGCTACGGCACCGCGACCACGTTCGAGCAGGCCCGCAAGATCGCCGCCGACATCGGCTACCCGGTCCTGGTGCGGCCCTCCTACGTGCTCGGTGGCCGCGGCATGGAGATCGTCTACGACGAGGAGACGCTGCACGGCTACATCACCCGGGCCACCGAGCTCTCACCCGAGCACCCGGTGCTGGTCGACCGGTTCCTGGAAGACGCCATCGAGATCGACGTCGACGCCCTGTGCGACGGGTCCGAGGTCTACATCGGTGGGATCATGGAGCACATCGAGGAGGCCGGCATCCACTCCGGCGACTCGGCGTGCGCCCTGCCGCCGGTGACCCTCGGCCGCAGCGACATCGAGAAGGTCCGCCGGGCCACCGAGGCCATCGCGCACGGCGTCGGCGTGGTCGGACTGCTCAACGTGCAGTTCGCCCTCAAAGACGATGTGCTCTACGTCCTGGAGGCCAACCCGCGGGCCAGCCGCACGGTCCCGTTCGTGTCCAAGGCGACCGCGGTACCGCTGGCCAAGGCGTGTGCCCGGGTCATGCTGGGCGCCAGCATCGCCGAACTGCGCGGCGAGGGCCTACTGGCGAGCACCGGGGACGGTGCGACGGTGGGCCCGCACGCGCCGATCGCCGTCAAGGAGGCGGTGCTGCCGTTCCACCGGTTCCGCCGCGCCGACGGTTCGGGCATCGATTCGCTGCTGGGTCCGGAGATGAAGTCCACCGGTGAGGTGATGGGTATCGACCGCGACTTCGGCACCGCGTTCGCCAAGAGCCAGACTGCCGCCTACGGGTCGCTGCCGACCCAGGGCACGGTTTTCGTGTCGGTGGCCAACCACGACAAGCGTTCCCTGGTGTTCCCGGTCAAACGGCTCGCCGACCTGGGTTTCCGGGTTCTGGCGACCGAGGGGACGGCGGAGATGTTGCGCCGCAACGGTATTCCGTGCGAATTGGTGCGCAAGCACTTCGAGGAACCCAGCGGAGATCAGCCGCTGCAGTCCGCGGTCGACGCGATCCGGGCCGGTGACGTCGACCTGGTGATCAACACCCCCTACGGCAACTCGGGTCCGCGGGTGGACGGCTACGAGATCCGTTCGGCGGCGGTCGGCATGAACATCCCGTGCATCACCACGGTGCAGGGTGCGGCCGCCGCGGTACAGGGCATCGAGGCCGGTATCCGCGGCGACATCGGGGTGCGGTCCCTGCAGGAGCTGCACAGCACCCTCGGCGGGCAGTAG
- the carA gene encoding glutamine-hydrolyzing carbamoyl-phosphate synthase small subunit, whose translation MNAHAVLVLEDGRTFTGTSFGAVGHTLGEAVFSTGMSGYQETLTDPSFHRQIVVATAPQIGNTGWNPEDCESRDGKIWVAGYAVRDPSPRASNWRATGTLEDELVRQGIVGIAGIDTRTVVRHLRNHGSMKAGVFSGAALASPEEMVRRVREQPAMLGADLSDEVSTDAEYVVEPEGARRFTVAALDLGIKINTPRNFSRRGIRTHILPASTDFARIAELNPDGVFLSNGPGDPATADRLVALTREALNAGIPLFGICFGNQILGRALGLKTYKLTFGHHGMNVPVIDHGTGRVAITAQNHGFALEGEAGQRFETDFGPAVISHTCANDGVVEGVKLADGRAFSVQYHPEAGAGPHDAECLFDQFIDLMAGEK comes from the coding sequence ATGAACGCACATGCGGTGCTGGTCCTCGAAGACGGTAGGACGTTCACCGGAACCTCCTTCGGGGCGGTGGGACACACCCTGGGCGAGGCGGTGTTCTCCACCGGCATGTCCGGCTACCAGGAGACGCTGACCGACCCCAGCTTCCACCGGCAGATCGTGGTGGCCACCGCCCCGCAGATCGGCAACACCGGCTGGAACCCCGAGGACTGCGAGAGCCGCGACGGAAAGATCTGGGTTGCCGGTTATGCGGTCCGTGACCCGTCGCCGCGGGCGTCGAACTGGCGGGCCACCGGCACCCTCGAAGACGAACTGGTGCGGCAGGGGATCGTCGGCATCGCCGGCATCGACACCCGCACCGTGGTGCGCCACCTGCGCAACCACGGCTCCATGAAGGCCGGGGTGTTCTCCGGTGCCGCGCTCGCGTCGCCGGAGGAGATGGTCCGCCGGGTGCGCGAACAGCCGGCGATGCTGGGCGCGGACCTGTCCGACGAGGTCAGCACCGATGCCGAGTACGTGGTGGAACCCGAAGGTGCGCGCCGGTTCACCGTGGCCGCCCTGGATCTGGGGATCAAGATCAACACGCCGCGGAATTTCTCCCGGCGCGGTATCCGCACCCACATACTGCCGGCGTCGACCGACTTCGCCCGGATCGCCGAGCTGAACCCGGACGGGGTGTTCCTGTCCAACGGCCCCGGTGACCCCGCCACCGCCGACCGGCTGGTCGCGCTGACCCGCGAGGCGCTCAACGCCGGGATCCCGCTGTTCGGCATCTGCTTCGGCAACCAGATCCTGGGCCGGGCCCTGGGACTGAAGACCTACAAGCTGACGTTCGGCCACCACGGCATGAACGTCCCGGTGATCGACCACGGCACCGGCCGGGTGGCGATCACTGCGCAGAACCACGGATTCGCCCTGGAAGGCGAGGCCGGCCAGCGGTTCGAGACCGACTTCGGGCCGGCGGTGATCAGCCACACCTGCGCCAACGACGGTGTGGTCGAGGGGGTCAAGCTCGCCGACGGGCGGGCCTTCTCGGTGCAGTACCACCCCGAGGCCGGCGCCGGACCCCACGATGCGGAATGCCTGTTCGACCAGTTCATCGACCTGATGGCGGGGGAGAAGTGA
- a CDS encoding transporter, with amino-acid sequence MNTPTLIGSLIFAFVLAVLIGVVIRSMMRGWQRRGELQLAVIGTLPAVPDTVGAPTVAATRGQYLGCTLAPKWNERVVVGDLGYRTKAVLTRYPEGIMVQRSGARPIWIPQDAVLAVRTERGIVGRAIPTLPTRPDDGVLAIRWRLPSGTEIDTGFRADDRTEHTRWLEGDNE; translated from the coding sequence ATGAACACACCGACGCTGATCGGCTCGCTGATCTTCGCGTTCGTGCTGGCGGTGCTGATCGGCGTGGTGATCCGGTCGATGATGCGCGGCTGGCAGCGCCGGGGTGAGCTGCAGCTGGCGGTCATCGGGACGTTGCCCGCGGTTCCGGACACGGTGGGGGCACCCACCGTCGCCGCCACCCGCGGCCAGTACCTGGGCTGCACGCTGGCACCGAAATGGAACGAACGGGTGGTGGTCGGGGACCTGGGGTACCGCACCAAGGCGGTGCTGACCCGCTACCCCGAGGGAATCATGGTGCAGCGCAGTGGTGCTCGGCCGATCTGGATACCGCAGGACGCGGTGTTAGCGGTCCGCACCGAGCGCGGCATCGTGGGGCGCGCCATTCCCACTCTGCCCACCCGGCCCGACGACGGAGTGCTGGCGATCCGCTGGCGGCTGCCGTCGGGCACCGAGATCGACACCGGGTTCCGTGCGGATGACCGCACCGAACACACCCGCTGGCTGGAAGGCGACAACGAGTAA
- a CDS encoding dihydroorotase, protein MSVLIRGVRCYGEGDRVDVLVTDGQISGIGTGLAAPEGCEVIDAPGQVLLPGFVDLHTHLREPGREYAEDIETGSAAAALGGYTAVFAMANTDPVADSPVVTDHVWQRGQQVGLVDVHPVGAVTVGLGGTQLTEMGMMAAGTAGVRMFSDDGLCVADPLVMRRALEYATGLGVLIAQHAEEPRLTVGAVAHEGPNAARLGLAGWPRVAEESIVARDALLARDAGARLHICHASTAGTVELLKWAKGQGISVTAEVTPHHLLLDDSRLADYDGVNRVNPPLREASDTAALRQALADGVIDCVATDHAPHAEHEKCCEFSVARPGMLGLQTALSVVVETMVQTGLLTWRDVARVMSERPAQIVGLPDQGRPLEVGEPANLTVVDPDATWVVTGAQLASRSDNTPYEAMTLPATVTATLLRGRITARDGKSPA, encoded by the coding sequence GTGAGTGTTCTGATCCGCGGAGTGCGGTGCTACGGCGAAGGCGATCGGGTCGACGTGCTGGTCACCGACGGCCAGATCTCCGGGATCGGGACCGGACTGGCCGCACCCGAGGGCTGCGAGGTCATCGACGCGCCCGGTCAGGTGCTGCTGCCCGGCTTCGTCGACCTGCACACCCACCTGCGCGAACCGGGCCGGGAATACGCCGAGGACATCGAGACCGGTTCGGCGGCCGCGGCACTGGGCGGCTACACCGCGGTCTTCGCGATGGCCAACACCGATCCGGTCGCCGACTCGCCGGTGGTCACCGACCACGTCTGGCAGCGCGGGCAGCAGGTCGGGCTGGTCGATGTGCACCCGGTCGGGGCGGTCACCGTCGGACTCGGCGGCACCCAGTTGACCGAGATGGGCATGATGGCGGCCGGTACCGCCGGGGTCCGGATGTTCTCCGACGACGGTCTCTGCGTAGCCGACCCGCTGGTGATGCGCCGGGCATTGGAGTACGCCACCGGGCTGGGCGTGCTGATCGCCCAGCACGCCGAGGAGCCCCGGCTGACCGTCGGCGCGGTCGCCCACGAGGGCCCCAACGCCGCCCGGCTGGGGCTGGCCGGCTGGCCGCGGGTGGCCGAAGAGTCGATCGTGGCGCGCGACGCGCTGCTGGCGCGGGATGCCGGGGCACGCCTGCACATCTGCCACGCATCCACCGCCGGAACGGTCGAGCTGCTCAAATGGGCTAAGGGGCAAGGTATCTCGGTGACCGCCGAGGTGACGCCGCACCACCTGCTGCTCGACGACAGCCGGTTGGCCGACTACGACGGCGTCAACCGGGTCAACCCGCCGCTGCGCGAGGCCAGCGACACCGCCGCGCTGCGTCAGGCCCTGGCCGACGGGGTGATCGACTGCGTGGCCACCGACCACGCCCCGCACGCCGAGCACGAGAAGTGCTGCGAGTTCTCCGTCGCCCGGCCCGGGATGCTGGGCCTGCAGACCGCGCTGTCGGTCGTGGTGGAGACGATGGTGCAGACCGGCCTGCTGACCTGGCGCGACGTGGCCCGGGTGATGAGCGAACGGCCGGCGCAGATCGTCGGCCTGCCCGATCAGGGTCGCCCGCTGGAGGTCGGCGAACCGGCCAACCTGACCGTGGTCGACCCCGACGCGACCTGGGTGGTCACCGGTGCGCAACTGGCCAGCCGCTCGGACAACACGCCCTATGAGGCGATGACGCTGCCCGCGACCGTCACCGCGACCCTGTTGCGCGGCCGGATCACCGCCCGGGACGGGAAGAGCCCGGCATGA